caatccaaatttattttgatatttgtttaaTATGTGAGAATCCTGCCAATATGAAGTACGTCATAGGTGACAAACATGACACACGAATCTTGAAGGTTACCCTCATTACACAAGAATCAAGCAACAATTCATCAATGGTAGCATTCCATATTACCCATAAAAATTGAAGATCAAACAAACGATTGCTGTCTGTCAAATAATATGTACTATGTTAAGGGTTTAGTGACAAGAAAGGGATGTTGCTTATAAGCATTTTTTGCCTTGTGGTGACAATAAATTCAGCAACTAAGTGTCAAATCTTAAAGAAAATCTATGACTTTCTACAAAAAACAAATGGCATGGTATGATAAATAAGGAAATCATTTTGCACCATGACAATGTCTATCCACACATAGCTCATCAAACTAAAGATCTCATGGCATCGTATGTTTCTGCACTGAAAGAAGCATCTTTACAGTCTACACCAAGACTGTAATGATTTGATGGAATCGAACAATGTTATTATTGTGTGAAATCGGACAGTAGACTTCAGTAAGAATGGACTTCAAAATTTGGTTGTACAAAAAAATGACAAGTGCCATTGGTGGCACTGTTATTGGTGgaaattatgaaaaaagtatatatatatatatgtgtatatatatatatacttttttcataatttatatatataaatatatacttatatatctatacttatatactatacttatatatatatatatatatatatatatatatatatatataatatatatatatatatatataatatatatatatatatatatatatatatatatatatatatatatacttggtTTTGTATtacgaaataattatatttaatttttgcaaattCCTTGTTTAAATATCTATCTCCCACTtgaaatgttttggaaaatattacctCATCCACTGTTGGAACTAGGTTATCatgcagttttgtttttattcctattatgttattttacttaaaccgtattatctgttataaaatttgttatattatgagATAACACTGCCCTTGTTGCCAGAGGTACCTGATGTGCAGTTGGCTGTACCAAGTACAGAAACAGTTAACTCCCCCCAGCAGAATGGGAACATTGTCCGGCCACCCCCACCTCCTCCAACTGTTGACTCTCCACCTACAGAGACTACTGGAGGTATAAACAAATTTCCCGTCTTACTACTTTACCAATTAATTACTTGAACCTTATCAAAGAACCCCTTTATTAAGGAGAGGGAATCCCTATATGAGTTGCCTCGTTTGACACCTAGAAGCATCGTTTCTTTTTTTCAATGTCTTTACTGTCAAGATAATGTTATAATCTAATATGGTTTTGTCAAGCGGGTATTAGTGCAAAAAAATTACAAGTGCCATTGGTGTGTTTGAGTGGCTTTTTGTCTTCTAGTATAAGATAGGGAGTACTCTTGACCTTATTTCCTTAACAATTTTAACCCTTCGTACGCCACTAATCCAAATCCTTTCACTTTCCTATaatgccaagacaagtaaaactattttttctttaagttgaaagctaatttttattataactaaattataaaaggtaaaagcacaAAAGATATAAAACAGGCATCTtacttaaaattagtatatttattgataaaaataaaagaactatttacaaaacttttttaaaagaattctactattaaaattaaatacacctTGTCGCACTATaatacaagataaatatttcaaactaatcacaacactattACACGATGAagaatgattataaaatatatagtagaCACGCATTCATGACAACTGAGAATGCAGTAATACACACCATAGATGTTTGGTTAtagctctgtaggagacgcaaaACTGTCGATCAGGTGATCCAAGTTAGACAAAGGGCACTCCCCTCCCCCTGCCTCAGATTGAAGGTTGTttatacttccttggcaaccgcaATAAGCACGGAACATGCAACGGGCATTTGAAGGccttttttgaactaaaaaactaaaaagagacataatctataatatggGATACAacaactgtatttggcgttttggtcaaagtctaccattctaatatatccgtgtacggtgtgggaagggttaaattcttttaaaattgtttatagaaGCTTTGGGGgtatattttcaatgtaataaaaagatGGCAATATACAGTGCAGTACAAAATGCTATTTGGACTgtctattgtaattaattaatgtcaGGTCTAACAGTatactgatttatatttatttatttcagcctGGGATATTCTGAGTTTTCCATACAGCAAGAGTTGGTTACGAAAGTTGTCTTGGATACTTGTCCTACCAATTCATACTGTATTCTTATTTACCATACCAGACTGTGAGCACCCTCGCTTCAAGAAGTGGTTTCCCGTCACTTTTCTTATGTGTATCATCTGGATTGGAGGGTTGTCCTATGTTGTTGCATGGATGATAACTGTGGTTGGTAAGTAACTTTGATATATATTAAGACTAAGGTAGATATAAATATAGATTGACTTTCACTGCAACTTCTGGCAAGGCTGCAGCTCTCCAACCAAGAGGACCCTGGTTCAATTTATGGGGAGGTCAATATAAATTTACGTGGGTTTGGACATTTTCCCCTTTGAAAACTTGTAAATACTCAACTAAAAATACCACCAAATGGATATGCATCAAACTTGATCTTGCCTATacagcttcatgcaaaatttcaagtctgagCATAGACTTGAAGAAATATGCTgtggaagacagacagacagaagtgaatTTTCCAAATATACTGAGTTACAGCAAAATATGTAATTGAATAACTGAATTCACAGATTTAGCAAACAAAGCCATCTAACAACTTTTACCTTTTTGtactacagtagagtcccgttaatccaacctaattgggaccgagccctattcggattatgtgattgttcggattagccagaattacagaaaaatacggtttttaatcttgagaatgggtctattttgttatagaattatcaacattgtttattaaaacatgttttctgactgttgcattgtatttcttgacaaataaacgtgcttgcgaatactaagcacatttaccgtatttagtgtgagagttctattgttaagcaatgtgagtcatccaataaactctcttcaatgctacagaagacaataactgaatttatgtcttttaacaattaatattgtactcaataataatatcagtactgtacgtccaatttttgtttgatttcacttcttaatacagtaatttaactcatacttaacctataagtttcaatttggtactgtatttaacatcattatttatgtactgtaccgtacacaatttgtcttaataaaatataccgtagtatgtctatttaattaaagttttatttgtttatgtacgaaatgatgcacccattttcattttttaagtaattagttcctataactgttcattatcgttataaataattcctcctggacctgttcggattacaCGTTCggcggattagcgggactccactgtacttATTTGTgtgaataaacattttctatggTTTGTAGCATAAAAAGTGTCTAGAGAAATCAACTGAAGAACGTTGAACCAGCCTGAGGTTGAAAATGTAGACAATTCTTCCCAAACTTTggacattataaaattaaagaaacaaattcaTTTTTCCTATTGATAGTGatgagttataatattatatgttcttCAAAAGAGATGGAGGAAAACAtagataatacaatatttatttaatactaaatatttaaaaaaaataattacagatgttttatatttgtcttatgaTGTTAATAACATATTTGAGTACAAGTAACGTATTTAGAGTCCTATTACAgcaaaagataaaaatgaattctGAGTTGTTATTACTGCAATTAAAATgggtaaattaaacattttgaaactttgaaTTTGTACTAATTTTTATGAGTGTGAGAGTATGCAAATgtgtaactaataaattatttactttgatatattttcgtgagaattgtatttcatatattttcGAAAATACCTGgtacttcaaattaaaaataataatctatatatttatgtataaatgtatggGCAAAACTAATGATAATTAGCATAATGGGGTTTATGTACAGTttgaggactttagctgcgcgtgtgaccttgagtgtgtggtgataggcgggaggggttgGCGGGTTACTGTTATGCGCTGCGTCctgaaaacatttcctgtgactcatgggtaaaccctcctttcaggaatcgtattgactCAAATAACTCATTATACTCAATAAAATCAGTCTGTTGTGTGACAGTGCTGATTCTGGTGGAATTGAATAATaagagcacagctaaattcctccaactgtaggTTGGGGGTCCTCAAAGACTGTAGGTTATTAGGTGGGGATCCATGACACACTTGACTTTAAAAAGCTCTGCGTTAGACTATCGTGTACCCCGTTGGGTGCACGATTGCttaagttttaatgtaaagtGATTTTTTAGCTACTCCTTGGGATACacaaagaaacattaaaataacatattgaaataaattttgtttatgcaaAATTATgacatacattttttgttatacgtagttgtttaacataaaaaagattaCAGTTTTTTGCcactattattgaaaaattcaacggCAAATAAAACAGTCCAGAAAAAAGTTGTCAATGTAAACGTGTTGTTATGTTTTGGTCAAACTTGTGTAGGGGCATTTGctttttaatacaacaaaatgtaACAGTATTATCTTAAGAAATCAATTACTGATTCTGGGTCTGTAACGAGAATTAATTCCTTgttgaaaatgtgttatttacgatggatgatttgaaaggatagtaggatttttGCATTTTGCCatcattatgtgttacaaaaaattataacactatgttttgaggaATTAAAATTTACCCTCTTTCTTATGTGAAAAAATGTCGTAAGACATTAATTACTGGTTCCAGGTCTGTACCAAGAATTAATcccttgtttaaaatttattattgatgatagatgatttgaaaagataatagaatttcggacatttgccatcattcaagCAAGTCATACATATAGTAGTTTCACTGTATTAGTGCAAGGCAAAAATTAATATTCACTCTAAAGAACGCTAAGGTATGTGCACTGGTACTACTGAAGGATGCCAGGCCTATTTTGAGTGTCATGCACTGTTTTATTAACACActtgtaaaaactgtaaatatatagataatttaCTAGACCTTTCAATATTAGAAGCTTATATTTGacctaaaaggaaaaaaaaccacTGTATAATCTTATTTAGCTAAAAGTTCTTATATATTcgaattttttattcttttagttcCACTTTGTTAAAggcacttaaataaaattattgttttgaaacaaataagttCGTTTTGTTAGATACACTAAAACTGTACATACCCAAATAagtccaaaattaaaaaaaatagttctgTGAAAACCCTTTGCATATTACAGACCATTGACATTCTTAGCTAGCTATCGCGATTTCCATACATTGGCATCCTTTGAATGTTTTTGAATCATCTGAATATATAAGGaagttggcactaaaagggtcaagccaaaagttttattattgttataacaatacatgtttgtatagaaattattttaaaatatcttgaaattaataataaattataatatacagtataaactGTGAATAAACTTACTGTATTGTCTATACATAGGTGATACATTGAAGATCCCAGATTCGGTTATGGGAATCACTTTCTTGGCAGCTGGGACAAGTGTACCAGAAGCCGTATCTAGTGTCATTGTGGCTAAACAAGGTAAGctggtttttttatttgacatattttaagatttaatatttttaacactaaaattttGTGAGCTATATGTGTTtctttgaataattataattattggatgTTAATATGGAACCTGTGTAGGTCATGGATCGATGGGTATCAGCAACTCTTTGGGTTCCAACACATTTGACATCCTGCTGTGCCTGGGTCTGCCATGGCTCATCAAGGCCTCTTTCTTACCTACCAGTGCTGGACACCATTTTGTTAGGATCAACTCCCGTGGGCTCGAGTACAGTGCCATATCGCTCCTCTCCACTTTACTGCTTCTCTACATAGCTTTCGCCATCAACAGATTCAAGCTAGACAGGAAGGTAATTCAATCTTACTATTTAAAAGTCCAAGCTGAATTGTAGCTCTAGACTACATTGTAAATGCACTTATATTACTTCATAAGAAAACATGTAAAATGAATTGTAAACAAGATTTTGTAATCTGCTTTAAAAGACAGCTCCTGGTTTAAACAAAGACCTAAATCAACATCGAATTGTCTGGGATGAATTAACAAAGTCACAAGTTAATCATGGAAAGTGAGACCAGACGCACCGGCCAATTATTCAGTCACAGCTTATCTGATTTGTCCAACATCTTACTACAAAATTAGCACCTCCAGTGCTGTGATGGCTGACCACCTCACATTATCTGGGAACCAGTTGCTGATAAGATAACCTCTTAAGCAATTCCTGTGACTGATAAGGGAACTTAGGATTGAACAGGACATGGTATGAGTGAGTGATGGAGACGTGATAGTTCAGACGGAGACAGGATagattattgtatttttcttgtCTTCAGAGAAtacctaatttatatttgaggTAGACAAATATTTCAATGTGGAATAATTAATCTATAGTGATAGGTGTAGGTATAGTCCCTGGTTCCTGGACAGTTGATTATTGAACTAAATTAACATGTAGTAGTACAGTTTATAATTGGTTGGAAGGCAGGAGGAGTATGTTAGTTCAGGATTATGGTTGTTCCATAGCCTCTTGTCAGATATTTTCATATACGCATTATATCCTGCATAATAGCTAATTTATACCAATAGTccataaactgtaaataaatgcCAAACAGTGGTGTGCTGGCAATCATAATCACTCCAGTAAGGTTACatgttatttgctttaaacaATCCTTTTACTTTTACCTTTTCTGATGCCAGCATTGAGCATCTTTTTCCTAGTCACTGTTCTTAAATATGTTGTGTTCTTGGAGTTTAATATTCCTATATCTTCACCCATAGTTACATGGATCAGTCATTTTACTGCCTTTCTCTTAACATCATAGTTTTGCCTGTACAAAAATTGTCTTGTCCTCGTCTAAGGCTTTACTTTTCCTCAAGCTCGGATCTAGGATTGGCTTTCACTAGAAAGAGTTCACCACATGAATAAACTCTCATCATCACCGCTTTTAGCATGCTTAGACTGATTTCTAATAGTTGCAGCTTCTATAGTCATTTCAACAGTTGCTGTAAGTGGTATGCTATAGATCAAGAGAAGCTGGATGTCAATAGCCTCCTGTAGATGTATTTTCCTGAAGTGATCAGCTTCTGATGATTTCAATACTCATATAACATCTGACCACTTATCCTCCTGAAATTTTATGATCTGGTTGACTCTGAGACACACGATTATACAGTATGTCCTGTTTTTCAAACTGTGCCACACCTTGTGATGTGATAGAGGCTACTAGGTTGATTAGCTCGCTTTCAGGAAATTTAGTTCTTATCCTAAGTTTCAGCATCTTTTGAGGTTCATAGATATCCTCACTCACTAACCTAACATGCATTTCTAGTGAGTAAGATTTATGTTTAGCCAAAATCTCTTAAATCCTGAGAGCTTTCTATATTTCTTCAAGATTGTCATAGAAATGCCATCAGAATAACCTTTTTGCttactttatcttttattgtaCTCAGTCTAGTAATGGGTTAAAACTGAATCATGAATCTTCAACAAAGATTTGGATTCAAGAATCAATCAGGATTCAACATTCGAATCTGCGGAGATCAGTCTCATTATTAATTATCGGGCCGATCGACAATACACAAATTACTGGTTGCTAAATCGTGTTTTAGCCATACTTTGgattttataaaccataaatatgtaacctaattaaataattattgtactttgtaaataatattttgcttgcagttggtattttatatatttatgttcacCCAGTGTCGTGTGTCTGCTGTGTTTATTTGCTGTCAACAGCTGATCAACATCGCGCAAATTACCGATtgtgaaaatgtgtttttattgtactttgaAATCCCGTAAATAGATAAcctaacaaaaaattataatattgtaaataatattttgcttgaagttggtattttatatatttatgttcacCCAGTGTCGTGTGTCTGCTGTGTTTATTTGCTGTCAACAGCTAATCGACATCGTGCAAATTACCGATtgtgaaaatgtgtttttattgtactttgaAATCCCGTAAATAGATAACctaacaaacaaattataattttgtaaataatattttgcttgaagtttattttaattttctatgatTATATTGCCGTGGGCCCGTTACGCCTATTTGCGACTTCTGAAAGCCACCAGCTTAACTTACCCTAATAATTATTCACACAGATCCCCTCAATGTAAGAAACTACTTCACCCCTCATGTCACCCGTCTTGTCATCAAGAAGGAAGAAGGCTGAGATTTCTCCGACAAACGTAAGGTCAACAAAAGAGGGGTCACACAGCGGAAATCAATGAAAGTCATTAGCTTCCCAGTCTCCAACCCAAACTGATATGTTTGAATAGAATGAAAAACATCCTTGTTTGCATCTACAGGTTATACGTCAATTACCACTCACAGGTTATACTTCAATTTCTGTTTACCATTTTCACCACGaaccatttgaatttgaattttatcgaTGTTGATCTGTTACAATGCTAATAGAATTGTTCTGTCCAGAATTCATCTAGTCTTGAGTATTATACCTTACCTCTGGAACAGAATTCAAGAACTGGAAAGCATTGTTTGTTTACTAGCTTTATCTATTATCATTTTTAACCCTCTTAGTGGTAATCAGTGGTTATCTGCCTAAGCACtgactcttttatttatttatagtgcaAAATGTTAATGTATCAACTTGATTAAAACACCACTTAAAACACCACACAAAATCCGTTGCGTGGGATGAGATCCCAGTGCAAGTGCTGAAGGCTTCTGCGTTTTACATCTCACAACCTCTGGCTTTAATTATTAACCACTCTTTCATGTGCGGTCAATTTCCCTGGCAACTTAAATATGCAGATGtaataccagtttttaaaaaaggggaaaggcAAGACCCTAACAACTACAGGCCAGTGTCAATATTACCTAGCATATCAAAAGTCTTTGAAAAGATAGCCCACAAgcaattatgtacatatttagaaaacaatggTTTCCTCTGTAAAAAATCAGTATGGCTTTCGCTCTGGCCACAGCACTATTGAGGCAGCATCTGAAATGATTGAGCAAATTCTAGAGGCCTTGGATGGGTCGCAGGATACTGCTGGTATTTTCTGTGACCTatccaaggcctttgactgtgtaaatcactcattacttgtaagtaaacttaaattttatggaatCTTAAGTAAGCCTTTGGAATGGTTCCAATCATTCCTTACTGATAGGAAGCAAAGAATATTACTCAACAATAATGGCATAAAACATACATCATCATGGGCAAACATATGTagtggtgtaccacaaggatctattttgggtcctttattatttattatttttataaatgatctgccttataatgttaaaaataatttgatattgtatgcagatgatactacatCCCTAGTAAAATGTAACCGAGGACAACATATTAAATCAGAAATTGTTAATTCACTCATAGATttagaaaaatggtttacatATAATGGGCTTGTACTAAATAGTGATAAAACTCAAATTGTAAAATTCCAAACATTGCAAAGCAAGACCCTGtcaaattttcagataaatttcaagaatacaaCTCTGACTGCTgtagattttagtaaatttttggggctccttattgataaaaatttttccTGGAGACCATACATAGATGTcttaaacaacaaaaaactgaGTTCAGCTTGCTACCAAATGTTTACATTAAGGGAGTTGGTAGACATTAAGACTAGGCTTATAGTTTATTATTCTTGCTTTTATTCACTAGCACAGTATGGAATACAAATATGGGGCAGCTGCTCTGGCATTATCTCTGTCCTCAAAATTCAAAAGAGATACGTAAGAACCATGCTATTTTTGAATATAAGAACctcatgtaaaaaaaatatttacagatttagaaatattgacaattccatcattgtatatttatagttgtttaattttttattcataatcgtctaaattcaggaaatataaagCAACATGAGCACCAGTATAACACCCGTTTTAAAGATAGACTGCAATTTCCTGtacacaaattaacattatttgaaagttCACCAAGTTATATgggaactaaattttataataagcttCCTCCtcatttaaaacagcttaaaatgtcttgttttaagAACTCAGTTTAAAAGTCTACTAATTAGAAAAGCTTACTATAGCATAACTGAGTTTTTACATGACAGTCTTTGCGAtcacatgttttaatgtttgtaatattttaatgtaatgtaagttttattctgaTGTAATTGTATTacagatttagtatttattattgacaagCAACCTGTTCACACAACATCTGAAGTTTGTAAAATCTGTGaatgttttgttgcaataaacttcttgattcttgattagGAGATATCCTAACATtaggtattttttttctttctttgttcTATACCATGACGTCATTATCTGTTGAAATACAACTTTGTATCGCAAGTCGGTCATTTTGGCAGGTGTGTTTGTTTACTTGGCTAGCAAACATAAATAACTGTATTGTGTTTATTCGGTACTTTATGGTGTAATATCATAATTAGTGcctgtaaataaatttgaataggaaaaatactttttattcaaattttagcCTCATTTTTTTACTCTaggtctaaattttatttttcaaacattattaataatttatgtaaaatttgcaAGGTGACAGCTATCTCAgatttttcattttctgaaaaTTAGTTGGCTTCTAATTTCAAAGCATTAGTCCAAagcatacaaatataaatttataaacaaacattagaaaaggaatatattatttttttataaataatttgtattaacaaagTAAAGTTCTCCATTTCTTTCTGAAAGAATAATGTATATCAGTATAA
The Homalodisca vitripennis isolate AUS2020 chromosome 4, UT_GWSS_2.1, whole genome shotgun sequence DNA segment above includes these coding regions:
- the LOC124360614 gene encoding sodium/potassium/calcium exchanger 4 isoform X4, producing the protein MSNDVAGATFMAAATSAPELFVNVIGTFITEGDIGVGTIVGSAVFNILAVAACCGIGSGMVVPLHWWPLTRDCLAYGVTVTILICIIHDERVEWYEAMVLVTLYTVYIAVMYWDKSFQKCTRKGLRHASKKSFKRHDPVEVPDVQLAVPSTETVNSPQQNGNIVRPPPPPPTVDSPPTETTGAWDILSFPYSKSWLRKLSWILVLPIHTVFLFTIPDCEHPRFKKWFPVTFLMCIIWIGGLSYVVAWMITVVGDTLKIPDSVMGITFLAAGTSVPEAVSSVIVAKQGHGSMGISNSLGSNTFDILLCLGLPWLIKASFLPTSAGHHFVRINSRGLEYSAISLLSTLLLLYIAFAINRFKLDRKVGYACLMMYGMFLVLATLIELNVFFTVNLPTCGRS